Proteins found in one Aspergillus chevalieri M1 DNA, chromosome 2, nearly complete sequence genomic segment:
- a CDS encoding camp independent regulatory protein (COG:G,T;~EggNog:ENOG410PVZF;~InterPro:IPR018608;~PFAM:PF09729), which yields METYYGHVRTPADAIILFEACRIGLLPRVQRRLSEKERQSIRSGSVFVWDEREAGMRRWTDGKSWSASRVSGSFLTYREMEGKRGGGSSSVAQSAVSRAGKTPESTRGSDDDRGEGPDEGPDGYRYKPDGLMKQSFSITTSAGQHLHLISYYSRSHPAAANLQQPSTDPALRHVRPQKGLYPESTVNDQQNLPVVTRGPMPGAAYTISPHPMGGYPRHGASHPQSYTPPYAWPPTPMGTPPAMPVAYGPGPSYLPPVTTANGHVAYAQPHHSLPPPPSTQPGLPHQYERPVHHHPPPHHQIESTLPNVPVTGPPSMSAFPGRSPRLVDDAHQRSPPGYGAVTNVSPRLQSQHAPQHGLAPRPASPRLLKQPPTALPLASPNPPPRTAEASTGTTVPSIEALVNGAPPGPLPAITPASGSPHGAGLRAEGPRDIPSEKIGFGGEDMRALRQLDRVFTA from the coding sequence ATGGAAACATATTACGGCCACGTCCGCACTCCTGCGGACgccatcatcctcttcgaaGCATGTCGCATcggtcttcttcctcgcgtCCAGCGTCGACTCTCCGAAAAAGAACGTCAATCCATCAGATCCGGCTCAGtttttgtgtgggatgagcGCGAGGCAGGCATGCGACGATGGACAGATGGAAAATCATGGAGCGCAAGTCGTGTCTCCGGCAGTTTCCTGACATATCGTGAAATGGAAGGCAAGCGGGGAGGTGGAAGTAGCAGTGTCGCACAGTCCGCCGTCTCCAGAGCAGGAAAAACACCAGAAAGCACACGAGGAAGCGATGACGATCGGGGGGAAGGCCCCGATGAAGGTCCTGATGGCTATCGATATAAACCCGACGGTTTGATGAAACAGTCCTTCAGCATCACCACCTCCGCTGGCCAACACCTCCATCTCATCAGCTACTACTCCCGATCACATCCTGCCGCCGCCAACCTTCAACAACCATCGACAGATCCCGCCCTGCGACATGTCCGACCACAAAAGGGTCTCTACCCTGAATCGACCGTCAATGACCAACAGAACTTGCCCGTCGTCACAAGAGGCCCTATGCCCGGTGCGGCATATACGATCTCTCCACATCCCATGGGCGGGTATCCGCGTCATGGCGCTAGCCATCCGCAGTCATATACTCCGCCATATGCATGGCCCCCAACACCCATGGGCACGCCCCCGGCTATGCCTGTCGCTTATGGTCCTGGTCCCTCGTATCTTCCTCCAGTAACAACTGCCAATGGTCATGTAGCATATGCACAGCCACACCACTCGTTACCGCCGCCACCGTCAACACAGCCTGGTCTTCCTCATCAATACGAACGGCCCGTCCACCATCATCCGCCTCCTCATCACCAAATCGAAAGCACGCTGCCTAACGTGCCAGTAACCGGACCGCCCTCCATGTCTGCCTTTCCCGGTCGTTCTCCTCGATTAGTCGACGATGCACATCAACGCAGCCCTCCGGGGTACGGAGCTGTCACGAATGTCTCTCCCCGGCTCCAGTCGCAGCACGCCCCACAGCACGGTCTAGCACCAAGACCCGCGAGTCCGCGGTTACTGAAGCAGCCCCCGACAGCACTACCCCTAGCCAGTCCAAACCCACCACCAAGAACAGCAGAAGCAAGCACGGGTACCACAGTACCCAGCATCGAAGCCCTGGTCAACGGCGCCCCTCCGGGCCCCTTGCCCGCCATCACACCTGCATCGGGGAGCCCTCACGGAGCTGGTCTCCGCGCCGAAGGGCCACGGGATATCCCCAGCGAAAAGATTGGTTTTGGAGGAGAGGACATGCGTGCACTGCGGCAGTTGGATCGGGTGTTCACCGCCTAA